The following coding sequences are from one Polynucleobacter sp. JS-JIR-II-50 window:
- a CDS encoding MmgE/PrpD family protein, with translation MSHAIAAAADLNAPPVTKILAEFVNTHPSQGWTPEVEHEAHRTFLNWLGCAIGAANHESVESSLAAIREFQPASQASILGRKDKVDMGGAALINGISSHTFDFDDTHLKTVIHPAGPVASAILALGEHIGANGRQMIDSLILGIDVACRVGNAMYPDHYHRGWHITGSTGMLGSAAACSRLMGLDLQKTTMALGIAASQPVGMREQFGTMTKPFHPGGAARAGQLSALLAKHGFTASPKALEAGRGYMQTVSTKCDWSEIDRALGKSFEISLNTYKPFACGIVIHPAIDACAQLRAQGVKADEVERIELRVHPLVLELTGKKTPKDGLEGKFSVYHGCAVGLMFGQAGEGEYADDIVNRPDVVALRAKVNATTDTSISEASVDVKAFLKDGKEVHIFVKNAIGSVENPMSDANLEQKFTSLAEPVIGKEKTLELISALWKLGQAPDLKQILSLCTPD, from the coding sequence ATGTCTCACGCTATTGCTGCAGCAGCCGATCTCAATGCACCACCAGTCACCAAAATTTTGGCGGAGTTTGTTAATACTCACCCAAGCCAAGGATGGACTCCAGAGGTTGAACACGAAGCGCATCGTACATTCTTAAACTGGCTTGGTTGTGCGATCGGTGCAGCCAATCATGAGAGTGTTGAATCTTCATTAGCCGCTATTCGTGAGTTTCAGCCAGCCTCACAAGCCAGCATTCTCGGCCGCAAAGATAAAGTAGATATGGGCGGAGCGGCTTTGATTAACGGCATTAGCTCACATACTTTTGACTTTGACGATACTCACCTCAAAACCGTGATTCATCCAGCAGGCCCAGTAGCATCTGCAATCCTAGCCTTAGGCGAACATATTGGCGCCAATGGTCGTCAAATGATTGACTCTCTTATTTTAGGAATTGATGTTGCTTGTCGAGTAGGTAATGCAATGTATCCAGACCACTACCATCGTGGCTGGCATATTACCGGCTCTACTGGCATGCTGGGTTCCGCTGCCGCATGCTCACGCTTAATGGGTCTTGATCTGCAAAAAACAACTATGGCTCTCGGTATTGCTGCCTCGCAACCAGTTGGCATGCGCGAGCAATTTGGCACGATGACTAAACCCTTTCATCCGGGTGGCGCAGCACGTGCAGGTCAACTTTCTGCACTGTTGGCAAAACATGGTTTTACTGCAAGCCCTAAAGCACTTGAGGCGGGTCGTGGTTATATGCAAACGGTTTCTACCAAGTGCGACTGGTCAGAAATTGATCGCGCCCTCGGAAAATCTTTTGAGATTTCCTTAAACACCTATAAACCTTTTGCTTGCGGAATTGTGATTCACCCAGCTATTGATGCTTGCGCCCAATTGCGCGCCCAAGGCGTCAAAGCAGATGAAGTTGAACGCATTGAGTTGCGTGTTCACCCACTGGTACTCGAATTAACTGGCAAGAAAACACCTAAGGACGGACTAGAAGGCAAATTCAGTGTGTATCACGGCTGCGCTGTGGGCTTGATGTTTGGTCAAGCAGGTGAAGGTGAGTATGCGGATGACATTGTCAACCGCCCTGACGTTGTAGCTTTGCGCGCTAAAGTGAATGCGACTACCGACACCTCTATTAGCGAAGCATCTGTGGACGTTAAAGCCTTCCTTAAAGATGGTAAAGAAGTTCATATTTTTGTTAAGAACGCGATTGGCTCCGTAGAAAACCCAATGAGCGATGCAAACTTGGAGCAAAAATTTACAAGCTTGGCCGAGCCAGTGATTGGCAAAGAGAAAACCCTTGAACTGATTTCCGCACTCTGGAAACTAGGACAAGCGCCAGACCTCAAGCAAATCCTAAGCCTTTGCACTCCAGACTAA
- a CDS encoding D-2-hydroxyacid dehydrogenase family protein, translating into MASLPNIVILGDYERALRRFSNWDKLDQQAKLTIHHEPLRDEALYEAVKDADAIAIVRDRSPFNEAMIARLPKLKFLMFTGERNGTLEASALVSRNIPMGCTPGGPSKETTAELTWALILGASKRLIEENKLIASGGWRDAFSLLPMLSGERLGIMGLGAIGSRVARVGAAFGMEVVAWSPRMTPERAAAENAKAVSLDELLKTSKVVSMHLVAGPGTKGLISADQLSLMRPDSILINTSRAALINMPDLQKALAAGRPGQAAVDVFDVEPLPEKDALRNTANLLVTPHLGFIAEPIFETFSKGITETLEAWLENKPVPHPFKPQ; encoded by the coding sequence ATGGCTTCATTACCGAACATCGTCATTCTTGGGGATTATGAGCGCGCTCTACGTCGCTTCTCTAACTGGGATAAGTTAGACCAACAAGCCAAGCTCACCATCCACCATGAGCCTTTGCGTGATGAAGCCTTATATGAAGCAGTAAAAGATGCCGATGCGATTGCTATCGTGAGAGATCGCTCACCCTTCAATGAGGCGATGATCGCGCGCTTACCAAAACTCAAGTTTTTAATGTTTACCGGTGAACGAAATGGCACTCTAGAAGCCTCGGCTCTAGTTTCCAGAAATATCCCCATGGGCTGCACGCCTGGCGGACCCTCCAAAGAAACTACCGCTGAGCTTACTTGGGCTTTGATTCTGGGGGCTTCTAAGCGCCTGATTGAAGAAAATAAACTGATTGCCTCTGGTGGCTGGCGCGATGCATTTTCTCTCCTACCAATGCTCTCTGGCGAACGCTTGGGCATTATGGGCTTAGGCGCTATTGGCAGTCGGGTGGCACGTGTTGGCGCCGCCTTTGGTATGGAGGTTGTAGCGTGGAGTCCGCGTATGACCCCAGAACGTGCGGCCGCTGAAAATGCAAAAGCCGTTAGCTTAGATGAGCTACTCAAAACCTCCAAGGTCGTATCGATGCATCTAGTGGCAGGCCCCGGCACTAAAGGATTGATAAGCGCCGATCAATTGTCACTCATGCGCCCAGACTCGATTCTGATCAATACTTCACGTGCTGCACTCATCAATATGCCTGATCTTCAAAAGGCGCTAGCCGCAGGTAGACCAGGGCAAGCAGCAGTGGATGTATTTGATGTTGAGCCCCTCCCTGAAAAAGATGCGCTACGCAACACCGCCAATCTTTTAGTGACACCCCATTTAGGCTTTATTGCTGAACCCATTTTCGAAACCTTCTCCAAAGGCATTACAGAAACTCTTGAAGCATGGTTAGAAAATAAACCAGTACCGCATCCTTTTAAGCCTCAATAA
- a CDS encoding chromate transporter yields MSSLTPSQLFISFSKIGMSGFGGVLPWARRTLVERDKILTSEEFSAILGICQIVPGPNIVNLAVCVGSRFAGARGAAAAVLGLTLGPIAIVLLLATLYQHYSYLDTVKGLLRGISAVGVGLIASTGFKMLRDEFRFPLMLLVVVITICAVTYFHLGLGWVVLAVLPLALFLAHKKALSS; encoded by the coding sequence ATGAGTAGCCTAACGCCGTCACAGCTATTTATTAGTTTTAGCAAAATTGGCATGTCAGGCTTTGGTGGTGTGCTCCCTTGGGCTAGACGGACTCTAGTTGAGCGAGACAAAATTCTGACTTCTGAGGAATTTAGCGCCATCCTTGGCATTTGCCAGATCGTTCCAGGCCCCAATATTGTTAATCTCGCTGTTTGCGTTGGCTCTCGATTTGCGGGAGCGAGGGGAGCAGCTGCTGCAGTCCTTGGTCTGACCCTCGGACCCATTGCCATTGTGCTGTTACTTGCCACGCTCTATCAACACTACAGCTATCTGGATACAGTAAAAGGACTTTTGCGGGGCATCTCTGCAGTAGGCGTAGGTCTTATCGCTTCAACTGGTTTTAAGATGCTGCGCGATGAGTTTCGCTTTCCTTTGATGCTGCTAGTGGTTGTTATCACTATCTGTGCAGTAACCTACTTTCATCTCGGTCTGGGCTGGGTTGTGCTTGCAGTTTTACCGCTGGCACTCTTCTTAGCCCACAAGAAAGCACTTAGTTCATGA
- a CDS encoding chromate transporter gives MSMLFSVFLKLSAFSLVAFGGVNALLPELLNLAVYQEHWIDLQTFSDYFAIAQAAPGPNFMTVTLLGWHIYGVLGAFIATLAIAWPSSILIYFLQRFIMGIQDPIKKKSIQYAAAALAIGLVLSSAWQIAIQINHSAAAYALTLATIGFTLFTRWHPLYLIVIGGALGVLGFI, from the coding sequence ATGAGTATGCTTTTCAGTGTCTTTCTGAAACTATCCGCCTTCTCGCTGGTTGCGTTTGGCGGTGTCAACGCTTTGCTACCAGAGCTATTGAATCTGGCTGTCTATCAAGAGCATTGGATTGATCTGCAAACCTTTTCAGATTACTTTGCTATCGCGCAAGCAGCACCCGGGCCTAACTTCATGACTGTCACTCTATTGGGCTGGCATATTTATGGCGTGCTGGGTGCATTCATTGCCACGCTGGCAATTGCATGGCCCTCATCCATCCTGATTTATTTTTTGCAACGCTTTATCATGGGCATTCAAGATCCCATCAAGAAGAAATCTATTCAATACGCAGCGGCTGCACTAGCTATTGGGCTGGTTCTTTCATCTGCATGGCAAATTGCTATTCAAATTAACCATAGCGCTGCAGCCTACGCCTTGACCCTTGCGACTATCGGCTTTACATTATTCACACGCTGGCACCCACTCTATCTCATTGTTATTGGTGGAGCATTGGGTGTTTTAGGATTTATTTAG
- a CDS encoding tripartite tricarboxylate transporter substrate binding protein, whose protein sequence is MRLLQKFSTCLLCLLALFSGVASAQSNYPSKPINFIVPYGAGGSADSRSRQIAQKMSVILKQPIVVDNKPGAGGNIGTEAIVRAAPDGYTIGMGNFAPMSVNKTLFGNLRYDPEIDLTPIILIEKGPLVLVVNPNSPYKSVQDIVAAAKAKPGVLTFSSGGIGGSHQLSAELFEQNAGIQMIHVPYKSGSAALTDLMGGNVDLMFDQMYSAVPSIKADKIRPLAITSKKRSPLLPNVPSFAELGYPKVEVLNWQGLIAPKGTPKAIIDKLNAAANEALKDPQLRELMLSQGNEIGGGGPAEFASLIKAESAKWSAVVKTANIKPE, encoded by the coding sequence ATGCGACTTTTACAAAAATTTTCAACCTGCCTACTTTGTCTGTTAGCTCTATTTTCAGGCGTAGCTTCTGCCCAAAGCAATTACCCTAGTAAGCCAATTAACTTCATCGTCCCTTATGGTGCTGGCGGTAGCGCTGACTCTAGAAGTCGCCAAATCGCACAAAAGATGAGCGTCATTCTCAAGCAACCAATCGTCGTGGATAACAAGCCAGGAGCCGGTGGCAATATTGGTACAGAAGCGATTGTTCGCGCCGCACCAGACGGATACACCATCGGCATGGGTAACTTCGCCCCCATGTCGGTCAATAAAACGCTCTTTGGTAATTTGCGCTATGACCCAGAGATAGATTTAACGCCCATCATCTTGATTGAAAAGGGCCCTTTGGTATTAGTAGTCAATCCAAACTCACCTTACAAATCTGTGCAAGATATTGTTGCTGCTGCCAAAGCAAAGCCTGGGGTGCTTACATTCTCTTCTGGCGGCATCGGAGGAAGCCACCAACTGTCTGCCGAACTCTTTGAACAAAATGCGGGCATTCAGATGATTCATGTGCCATACAAAAGTGGCTCTGCAGCACTAACCGACCTCATGGGTGGCAACGTTGACCTCATGTTCGATCAAATGTATTCCGCTGTTCCCAGCATCAAGGCTGACAAGATTCGGCCACTTGCTATTACGAGCAAAAAACGCTCCCCTTTATTGCCTAATGTCCCCAGCTTTGCAGAGCTAGGCTACCCAAAAGTAGAGGTTCTCAATTGGCAAGGTCTCATCGCACCTAAGGGAACACCTAAAGCCATTATTGATAAATTGAATGCCGCTGCAAATGAAGCACTTAAAGATCCACAACTACGTGAACTCATGCTCTCTCAAGGGAATGAGATTGGTGGAGGAGGTCCAGCTGAATTTGCCAGTCTGATTAAGGCTGAGAGCGCTAAATGGAGTGCTGTTGTAAAAACAGCCAATATCAAGCCAGAGTAA
- the crcB gene encoding fluoride efflux transporter CrcB: MWLPIFAIFFGAGFGALLRAGFNYATVGMASSLPLGTFISNMVGGYLIGIAVAFFGNNPSLSPEWRLLVVTGFLGGLTTFSSFSAEVVGFMQRGEFTWALGTALLNLVGSLVLTFLGILTYQAFK; encoded by the coding sequence ATGTGGCTTCCTATCTTTGCAATCTTTTTTGGAGCGGGCTTCGGCGCTTTATTAAGGGCGGGCTTTAATTACGCCACCGTAGGGATGGCTTCTTCACTACCATTGGGCACTTTTATATCGAATATGGTTGGTGGATATTTGATTGGTATTGCAGTTGCTTTCTTTGGCAACAATCCAAGCCTTTCTCCAGAGTGGAGACTCTTAGTGGTCACTGGCTTCTTAGGAGGACTAACTACCTTCTCAAGCTTTTCTGCTGAGGTGGTTGGCTTTATGCAGCGTGGCGAATTTACCTGGGCTTTGGGCACAGCGCTACTTAATCTAGTTGGGTCACTTGTGCTGACCTTCTTGGGTATCTTGACCTACCAGGCTTTCAAATAA